Below is a window of Picosynechococcus sp. PCC 7002 DNA.
CCCATCTCGGTTATCTACCTGCAAATTGTCAGCTTGTGCGCTTCCAAGAAGAAGTGGGGATTGTCCCCGTCTCTATCTATTGGGAACAGGATCAAGTTCGTACCACTGCCCTAAGTGCGGCCCAGTTGCCCCAGTTTATTGAGCGATCGCAATCCATCGATTACGCTTCCCTGGTAAATCTCCAGGCCCACGACTTACACCCGGTGCTAAAACCGGCGGTGATTTCCTGTGGACTGCCCTTTTTATATTTGCCCCTCAAGGATCTCGATGCCCTGAGCCGTTGCTCCCTCAACCGCACCTTTTGGGAAAAAGAATGCCAGCATCAACTGGCAGCCCACATCTATCCCTTTGTCGTAACCGAAGACAATCAAATTTATGCGCGGATGTTTGCCCCCGGCCTGGGCATTGCTGAAGATCCGGCAACGGGTTCAGCGGCCACGAGTTTGGCGGGTTATCTACATCGCTACCTACCCAGCCAGGCGACATTACAAACTTGGCAGATTTACCAAGGCATTCAAATGGGGCGGCCCAGTCAGCTCATGCTGACCATGCAACAGCAAAAAGGGGAATTGACGGAAATCGCCGTGGGCGGCTCTTCTGTGCTCGTCAGTGTCGGCCACATTAATGTGCCAACGTTTTAGACAAAAAAAGATCCCTAAAACAATTAGGGATCTCGTTTCTCACCGTAGTAAGGATCTCGATGCCCTGAGCCGTTGCTCCCTCAACCGCACCTTTTGGGAAAAAGAATGCCAGCATCAACTGGCAGCCCACATCTATCCCTTTGTCGTAACCGAAGACAATCAAATTTATGCGCGGATGTTTGCCCCCGGCCTGGGCATTGCTGAAGATCCGGCAACGGGTTCAGCGGCCACGAGTTTGGCGGGTTATCTACATCGCTACCTACCCAGCCAGGCGACATTACAAACTTGGCAGATTTACCAAGGCATTCAAATGGGGCGGCCCAGTCAGCTCATGCTGACCATGCAACAGCAAAAAGGGGAATTGACGGAAATCGCCGTGGGCGGCTCTTCTGTGCTCGTCAGTGTCGGCCACATTAATGTGCCAACGTTTTAGACAAAAAAAGATCCCTAAAACAATTAGGGATCTCGTTTCTCACCGTAGTGATTAGCAATAATTCAATTTTCCGAGTCGCTTAAGCTGCGGTACTAGAGAA
It encodes the following:
- a CDS encoding PhzF family phenazine biosynthesis protein, which translates into the protein MSQTYTFHTLDVFTEQIFGGNPLAVFPQAQGLSSHQMQAIAKELNLSETVFVFPTKDPDTDFQLRIFTPAAEIPFAGHPTVGTAYLLAHLGYLPANCQLVRFQEEVGIVPVSIYWEQDQVRTTALSAAQLPQFIERSQSIDYASLVNLQAHDLHPVLKPAVISCGLPFLYLPLKDLDALSRCSLNRTFWEKECQHQLAAHIYPFVVTEDNQIYARMFAPGLGIAEDPATGSAATSLAGYLHRYLPSQATLQTWQIYQGIQMGRPSQLMLTMQQQKGELTEIAVGGSSVLVSVGHINVPTF
- a CDS encoding PhzF family phenazine biosynthesis isomerase; the encoded protein is MCQRFRQKKIPKTIRDLVSHRSKDLDALSRCSLNRTFWEKECQHQLAAHIYPFVVTEDNQIYARMFAPGLGIAEDPATGSAATSLAGYLHRYLPSQATLQTWQIYQGIQMGRPSQLMLTMQQQKGELTEIAVGGSSVLVSVGHINVPTF